DNA from Pseudomonadota bacterium:
ACCTGCGCCCGTTCATCGCTGTCGGGCCAGATCGCAGGATTCGTATGATTCAAATGAATAAAACGGATCTTTGACTTCTCTTTCGCCGGCAATTTTGCAAACCGTTGCATGCTGTGGGTGATAAACGGGTGCGGAAAGCCGCTCATATCTCGCCCGGGAATTTCGCCATCGGTAAAAAACGAGCCATCGAGATATGCCGCATCGACAGACGCGATCATGTCCTCGATATGGGTGCCGGCATCCTCCCATTCCTCCCAGCTATCGATATCGGGGATAAAAATCACGGACCGGTTCGGTCCCTCAATTCGAAAACCAACTGCCTCGGAATACTCCTGCCGATGTGGCACCAAGAATGGCGTCACCCGTAGCCGGTTGTTGAGGCGGATTACTTTGCGATCCTCAAGCCCCTGTATCACGATGTTCTGGTATTTGACCAGCTGGCTCCAGGGTCCGTTGCTACTGAGAAATTCCTGCATTCGCGGCATCGCAAACACCGGTACTTTCTTCGCGCCCATGGATTCGTGGCCGAGAAACATCAGGCCGGTGTAATGGCCAATATGCGCATGGGTCAGAAATATGCCTGCGATGCCCGGCTTGTCTGTTGCCGGAGCGAACTGATCCAGGTGGTGCAGTTGTTCGCGGAAATCGGGGGTTGCCTCGAATAACCATCGTTCCTGACTGACCGGGTCAACCAAGGCGAGACTGACGACCCGCCTTCTGAATTTATTATCAGCCCATCCCGGGTGCTCCTTGGTGCCGGCCTGCGGCGTGCCGCCATCTTGTGATATCCCCAGCACCACCAGGTATGGCGCAGCGTTTGTTTCCTTAGAATCTGCAGCCGCTAACGACGGCCCCAATAGCAGCACAAACAGACAAACAGCGATTTTCTTTGCTGGCAAAACCAGCAGCGAAAGGACTCTCACGTTGCGATAATCTCCATGGGGAATGATCGAATCATATCAGGGCCGCGATGGTCGAGTGAGCCGTCAACCCCGGTGCGTACACGATCGCAAAAGCCGGAATCGCTCCAGCAACAAAAAAGCGCCGTTGCCAGCGCCGTTAATGGTTTCTTTGCAGAGTTAGCTAGCGTTTCGCCGATTTTCTCAATCGCTCGAGCGATTTGAGCTGCGCCTGGATCTGGGCGAGTTCGGCCCTGGCATGGGCGATATCGAATTCGCTTTCCTGGTTGACCAGCGCTTCCTCCGCTTTCTGTTTGGCTTCAAGCGCTGCCGCCTCATCGATGTCCTTGGCTCGCAGGGCAGTGTCGGCGAGTATGGTGACCAGGTGCGGTTGCACTTCGATGCTACCGCCCGAGACATAGAAGAAATGCTCCTCGCCATCGGGCGTCTGTATGCGAACTTCGCCGGGTTTCAGGCCGGTCAGCAAGGGCGCGTGACGCGGCGCGATGCCGATTTCGCCCATCTGGGCCGGCGCGAAAACCATGGTGGCATAGCCGGAGAAAATTTCTCCTTCCGCACTGACGATGTTGACTTCAATTTTTTTCATGCCGCGACCTTGGCTGCATTACCTCAGCTTCTTGGCGTTCTCCACGACTTCGTCGATATTGCCGGCCATGTAGAAAGCCTGTTCGGCAAGGCTGTCGTAATCACCGTTGATA
Protein-coding regions in this window:
- a CDS encoding pyrroloquinoline quinone biosynthesis protein PqqB, with amino-acid sequence MAVCLFVLLLGPSLAAADSKETNAAPYLVVLGISQDGGTPQAGTKEHPGWADNKFRRRVVSLALVDPVSQERWLFEATPDFREQLHHLDQFAPATDKPGIAGIFLTHAHIGHYTGLMFLGHESMGAKKVPVFAMPRMQEFLSSNGPWSQLVKYQNIVIQGLEDRKVIRLNNRLRVTPFLVPHRQEYSEAVGFRIEGPNRSVIFIPDIDSWEEWEDAGTHIEDMIASVDAAYLDGSFFTDGEIPGRDMSGFPHPFITHSMQRFAKLPAKEKSKIRFIHLNHTNPAIWPDSDERAQV
- a CDS encoding F0F1 ATP synthase subunit epsilon, encoding MKKIEVNIVSAEGEIFSGYATMVFAPAQMGEIGIAPRHAPLLTGLKPGEVRIQTPDGEEHFFYVSGGSIEVQPHLVTILADTALRAKDIDEAAALEAKQKAEEALVNQESEFDIAHARAELAQIQAQLKSLERLRKSAKR